Proteins from a genomic interval of Symmachiella macrocystis:
- a CDS encoding ribosome-binding factor A: protein MKSERQLQEILKSLCGSPGAEDGSDPREFHKQRGRDKSLRKTYQLCKQVDEVLGYVLSGECDDDVLRDFYVSSVVPAPDASRLLVTLCPYFRDTVFQPVQVLERLGHVAGKLRSEVAATINRRRTPELMFQVLALPAETPSQQEDQQ, encoded by the coding sequence ATGAAATCTGAACGACAGTTGCAGGAAATTCTCAAGTCTTTGTGCGGATCTCCAGGAGCCGAAGACGGCTCGGATCCCCGCGAATTTCATAAACAGCGTGGACGCGATAAGTCGCTACGAAAAACGTATCAACTTTGTAAACAGGTCGACGAGGTTCTTGGCTACGTACTTTCTGGCGAATGCGACGATGATGTTCTGCGCGATTTTTACGTCAGCAGTGTCGTGCCAGCACCCGATGCGTCGCGATTGCTGGTCACACTCTGCCCTTATTTTAGGGATACGGTTTTCCAACCGGTTCAGGTGCTCGAGCGGCTCGGCCATGTGGCGGGCAAACTTCGCAGTGAAGTTGCCGCTACGATTAATCGTCGTCGCACCCCCGAGTTAATGTTTCAGGTCCTGGCCCTTCCGGCGGAGACTCCTTCGCAACAGGAGGACCAACAATGA